One Campylobacter concisus genomic window, ATGAAATAAGCGAGTTTAGCATATAAATTTGTTACAATATCGCGAAATTTTAAGGAGCTTTGATGAAAAAAGTAGTTTTTTTTCTCTTTTTTAGCGTTTGTTTTTTTATAAATTTACACGCTTTAGAGTGCAGTGATCTTGCTAAAAAAGAGAGCTTTAAAACTACTCCAAACGATCTTGCTTATGCGAATGAGGGGCTATTTTACTGTGATGGTTCGCTTTTAAATTTAAAAGAGGTGAAAGAGCTTTTTGAGGCGAGTGTGGCTGTGAGAAGTGAGTCTCAAAGTTGCGTTGGTGATAGAGTTTATAAAGAAAATTTAAACAAGCTTAGATGGCTTTTACTAAAAGCGTCATTCGCACCTGAATTTTACGCAAAAGAGCTTGCAGAGCCAAAGATTGCTGAGGGTGAAAAAGACGCTAGAATGGAGTATCTTAGATACTGGGCAAACGAGAGCTTATTTAATTTTTTAAAATATAAAAAAATTATCGAAGCTTACAAAAACGCTCAAACTCCGCTTGTAAAATTTTATGAAAGCCTGGGACTTGATACACCAAGTGCCGCTTACTACGCAACTAGCGTGGTAAATGAGTTTTTGACTTTTGGTGTCGGTAAAAGTGTAAATAAGGCTAAAATTTTAACACCTGAGCAAAATATGATGGCTCAAAGGATAAATTCCGATGAGCTGGCAAATTTGCTCTACTCGAAAAATTTTAGTACCGCTGAGCTTACAAATTTGCTTAATATCGCACTTTTAAACGAAAAAAGTAGTGACATGATAAAAGAGATCATAAGGCGCGGGGCCGATGTGAATTTGGGCGATGAGACGCCGCTATTTTTTGCTTTAAAAAATATAGAAAATGTAAAAATTTTACTTGCAAATAAAGCCGATGTAAATCACAAAAATTTCTTTGGAAAAAGTGTGCTTTTTTACGCTGTGCAGTTTAGTGATAAACCACTTTGCGAGCTTTTGCTAAAAAATGGCGCCAATGCCAACGAGAGCTACATAGATGAAAATACCAAGATGAATATGATAAATTTGGGTATGACGCAGGTTGAAGATACATGTGGATTAGAACACACAAATAGAAGCGTTTTTATGCATGCAGCAGCTCATGCAACACCAGAAATTTTAAAGCTTTTGATGGATAATGGTGCTGATATTAACGCCACTGATGATGCTGGATTTAACGCACTTGACTATGCTATGAAAGAACAAAACGAAAAGACGATCAAATTTTTAGAAAATTTGGGTTTAAAGCCAAATTTCAATTAGGAAAAATTATGAAAAAGACAGCTTTTGTAACTGGTGCAACATCTGGATTTGGCGAGGCGATCGCCAGAAGACTCTCAAAAGAGGGCTACAAGATAGTCGCTCTTGCAAGGCGAGAAGATAGGCTAAAAAAGCTTGCAAGCGAGCTTGGCGATACACATATCATAGTAGCTGATATACGCGACAAAGAAGCTGTTTTTAAAGCGGTTGAGAGCTTGCCTGATAAATTTAAGGATATCGAAGTGCTTGTAAATAACGCTGGTATGGCACTTGGGCTTGAAAAGACGATAGATGCGAAGGTGGAGGACTTTGAGGCGATGATAGACACCAATGTCAAGGGTCTTATCTACTCAACAAAGGCGGTTTTGCCACTACTTTACAAGCAAGAAAAGGGCTATATCTTTAATATTGGCTCGACAGCTGGCTCATGGCCATATCCTGGAAGCAACGTTTACGGCGCTACAAAGGCCTTTGTAAAGCAGTTTAGTTTAAATTTAAGAAACGATCTAGTCGGTACAAATATCAGGGTGACAAACATCGAGCCAGGGCTTTGCAAGACTGAATTTAGCGAGGTTAGATTTAGGGGAGATAAGGCAAAGGCAGATAGCCTTTATGAAAATACAAATTTCATCACATCTGAGGATATCGCGACGATTTTGGTAAATTGTCTAAATATGCCTGGAAGTGTTAATATAAATAGAGTCGAAGTCATGGCAAATACGCAGACTTGGGCTGGACTTGCGATAGAAAAATTTTAAGGAGTTCTTGTGAGACAAATTTTATTATTACTTTTTTTTAGCGTTGCACTTTTTGGTGTCGATCCAGAAGTGGCAAAGAGAAACGCTGAAATTTATGGCGTATTTACGCTTATACCGCCTGTTGTGGCAATAGCACTTGCTTTTATCACAAAAGACGTCATCTTGTCGCTATTTATAGGTGTTTTTAGCGGAACATTTCTCATAAATATCATCAATGAAAACATCTTTATGGGTATCGTAAAAGGCTTTACAGGTATCGTTTCAAGGGTCGTTGAATCAATGGCTGATAAGACTGACTCAGGAATTTTACTTCAAGTGCTTTGTATCGGTGGTGTGGTCGCACTTATCACAAAAATGGGTGGTACAAAAGCGGTTGCTCTTTGGCTTAGCAAAAAGGCAAAAAGCGGCATTTCAGCTCAAATTTCAACGTGGCTGATGGGAATTTTTGTATTTTTTGATGACTATGCAAATGCTCTAATAGTAGGTCCAATCATGAGACCAATAAGTGATAAATTTAAAATAAGTCGTGAAAAACTAGCTTTTATCATCGATGCTACTGCAGCACCGATCGCTGGTATTGCTATCATCTCGACATGGGTTGGCCTTGAGGTTTCACTCATTGAAAAGGGCTATGAGCTAGTTGGAGAGACTGGTATTAACGCTTATTCTATATTTATCGAGACAATTCCATATAGATTTTACAATCTCTTCATCTTATTTTTTATAGTCTGTACAGCCTTGATGCAACGTGAATACGGACCAATGCTATTAGCTGAAAGACGTGCTAGAAGAGGCGAGCTTCACTCAGGTAAAACTCAAATCCAAGATCTTGAAGATAAAACACTTGAGCCAAAAGAGGGCGTAAAATTAAGTGCTGCAAATGCTGTTGTACCACTTCTTGTGCTGGTCATTGGCGCATTTACTAGTTTTTACTTTAGTGGCCTTGCTGCACTTGAGGGCGATGCTCTTAAAAATGCACTTGCTAATCCACTTTCATTTTCTACTTTTAAAGATACTTTTGGCGCAGCAGACTCGGCTACATCGCTATTTCAAGCAGCACTACTTGCTAGTATCGTAGCTATAACAATGGGTGTTTGGCGTAAAATTTTTGACGTAAAAGAGGCTATCAGCACATGGGTAAAAGGCTGGAAAACTATGATAATTACAGTTGTAATCTTGCTTCTTGCTTGGAGCCTTAGCGCGGTTATAAAAGAGCTTGGCACATCAAGATATTTGGTTGATCTATTAAGCTCTTCAACACCTAAATTTATATTGCCAGTTGCTGTTTTTATCCTTGGTTCGTTTATTAGCTTTTCAACTGGAACGAGCTATGGCACGATGGGAATTTTAATGCCCCTAGCTATCCCACTAGCTTATGCGGTCGGCAAAAACTACGGCCTAGAGGGTGATGCGATGCATGCATATATGATCGTAAATATCTCAGGCGTACTTACAGGTGCGATCTTTGGCGATCACTGCTCACCGATATCGGATACTACGATCCTTTCATCAATGGGCGCAGGATGTAATCATATCGATCACGTATCGACTCAAATGGTCTATGCGCTTAGCGTTTGTGCGGTTTGTGTGCTAGTTGGTTACTTGCCGGTTGCACTTGGTCTTAGCGTTTGGATCGCGCTTCCTTGCGGATTTTTAGCGATTTGGGCACTAGTTAGATTTGTTGGAAAGAAAGTAGAAGCATAAATTTGGATTGCAATTATCTAAAAGAGTGCGGCTCTTGCACTCTTTTTACTCCTTATGATGAGCAAATTTTATTTAAAACTGATCTTATAAAACAAAATTTTTCAGAGTTTTATGATGGCGAGTTTGATGTTTTTAGCTCAACACCAAAACACTACCGCACAAGAGCTGAGTTTGGTATCTGGCACGAAGACACAAAGCTTTGCTATACGATGCATGCAAGCGAAAAGGGCAAAAAGGTCTTTATAGATGATTGTCCAAAGGTTTGCGAGCAAATTTCAGAGCTTATGCCAAGCTTACTTTATAACTTGCAAGAGAGTGAAATACTGCGCGCAAAGCTTTTTGGAGTGGAATTTATCTCTTGTAAAAGCGGTATCTTGATCACACTTCTTTATCATAAAAGGCTTGATGGCGAGTTTGAAACAGCTATGAAAATTCTAGCCAGTAAGCTTGATGTCACCATGCTTGCCAGATCTCGCTGGCAAAAGCTGCTAAGTGGTGAGCTAAATTTGATCGATGAGCTAAATATTGGAGAGCAAATTTATAAATTTAGCCTAAGTGAGAATGCCTTTATCCAGCCAAATAGAGCCGTAAATGAAAAGATGATAGCTTGGGCAAAAGAGTGTGTGCAAGGCGGTGCTGACCTCCTTGAGCTCTACTGCGGACATGGAAATTTTACTATTCCGCTTTCATTTAAATTTAAAAACGTTCTTGCCACTGAAATTTCAAAAAGCTCGATCGCAAATGCCCTTAAAAACTGCGAGCTAAATAAGGCTAAAAACATCAAATTTTTACGAATGGATGCTGATGAGCTTATGAGCGCATTTGCTGGCGTTAGGGAGTTTAACAGGCTGAAAGAGATAAATTTAAGCGACTTTAATTTCTCGCATGTCCTTGTTGATCCGCCCCGTGCAGGACTAAGCGAAAGTGTCGTAAATTTCATCAAAAATTTTAAAAACATCATTTATATCTCGTGCAATCCAGAGACTCTAAAAGAAAATTTAAAAGAGCTTTGTAAAAGCCATAAAGTGATAAAATTTGCCATTTTTGATCAGTTTGCAAACACTCATCACATTGAGTGTGGCGTGTTACTAAGGGAAAAAGAATAATTTAAAAAAGGAAAAATAAAAAATGGTTTCACTAAATAAAATCATCCAAGCAAAGATCACGATCGGTCATTTCGTGACTAAGACCCCATTTGCGCTAAGTGCAAAGCTTAGTAAAATTTTAGGTGCAAGTGTTTACCTGAAAGAAGAAAATTTACAAAGAACTGGTGCATATAAGATAAGAGGCGCATACAATAAAATAGCTAGCCTAAGTGATGAGGAGCGAAAGCTTGGTGTAGTAGCTGCAAGCGCTGGTAACCATGCTCAAGGTGTAGCAATAAGTGCAAAGGAATTTGGCGTGCATGCTTGCATCGTCATGCCAGAATCAACCCCGCTTCTAAAGGTAGCTGGCACAAAGGATCTTGGCGCTGAAGTGATCTTAAAAGGTGATAACTTTGATGAGGCGTATGAATTTGCAGTAAATTACGCCAAAGAAAAAGATATGACCTTTGTTCATCCATTTAACGATGAGTATGTTATGGCAGGGCAGGGCACTGTGGGTCTTGAGATGCTTGATGAGATAAGCGACCTTGATATGGTTATCGTGCCAGTTGGTGGTGGTGGCTTAGCTAGCGGCGTGGCAAGCTGTATAAAGCAAGTCAATCCAAAAACTAAAGTCGTTTGCGTCGGCGCAAAGGGCGCTCCAGCGATGTTTAATAGCTACGGTGCTAAAAAGAGCATAAACTCAAAGTCAGTTCGCACCATAGCTGATGGCATCGCTGTGCGTGATGCGAGTGAGATAACGCTTAAAAATATCGTTGAGTGCGTGGATGAGTTTGTGCAGGTAGATGATGAGGAGATCGCAACTGCGATTTTGTTCTTGCTAGAGACGCAAAAGATCGTGGTTGAAGGAGCTGGCGCAGCTGGCGTGGCAGCACTTATGCATGATAAGATCAAATTTAAAAAAGGTGCAAAGATAGGCGTGGTGCTAAGTGGCGGAAATATCGATGTTCAGGTGCTTTCTATCATCATCGAAAAGGGTCTTATCAAATCTCACCGCAAGATGACCTTGCAAATCACACTTGTAGATAAGCCAGGAGCGCTCATGAGCCTAACTGATAGCCTAAAATCAGCAAATGCAAACATCGTCAAGATCGACTACGACCGCTTCTCTACTAAGCTTGACTACGGCGATGCAAGCATCACTATCACGCTTGAGACAAAGGGTCTTGAGCATCAAGAAAAGATCAAAGAAGTGCTTGAAAAAAGTGGTTTTTTATTTTCTCAATTGTTTTAAAAATTTTTTGCTATTTTGTGGATTTCAAGATAGCAAAAAACAAGCTAAAATTCCTTTTGCTTTACAAATTTAAGCTAAAATAGCAAGCTTTAAAGGAGAAAAAATGAGCGAATATGCAAATTTGATATTAGCTATCTTACTAGCTGTTTTGGCATTTGCATTTTATAGGTCAAATAAGGCGTTAAAAAAGGCAAAAGATGATAGTGAAAATCTCTCAGTCAGCACCGAAATTTCGCAGCTAAAAAGCATCGGCGAGCTATCTGTTTTTCAAGTATATAGCAAAGAGATCGTTACAAAGACAGATCATGCGTTTGGAAATTTTGGCAAAGAGTATCTAAGATGGCTTATAAGCGAGAAGAAGCTTTCGATGATATTTGAGTTTGAGATAAATTTCATATACGATCTAACTAGCCCAAAGCTCGAGATCACGCAGATCGCAAACTCTAGCTATAAGATAAAAATGCCTCCATGTAAGTATAAATTTTCAATCGCAGATATGAAATTTTACGACGAAAAAAATGGCAAATTTATACCATTTTTGCTGCCTGACTCGCTAAATGGCTTTTTTGGTAGCACTTTTACAGAAGAAGATAAAAATAGACTAATCGAAGAGGCAAGAAATGAAGTCAAAAAGATGAGCGTTCGCCTTATCTCGCAGCTTCAAAGTAAAATCCACAAATCAGCTCGCGACACGCTTGAAGCGATAGCTAAGAGCTTTGGTGCAAACAAGGTCGAGTTTGTCTTTGACGATAGTGACGAGCAGATCAACGAGCAATTAAATTTAGAAAATATCGCATAAAAATTAAATTTAAAGGAGAAAAAATGAGTGTAAATTCACAAGAGGTCACACAAGCACCAGGCAACAACACAGTCTTTCAAACATGGGTTTTAAAAGGCGACAAAAAAGCATGTAAAGAGGGCTTTGCTAAGCTTTGTGCTTTGGTTGTAAATTTAAACAAGACTGCTAAAGTTAGATTTGGCGCAAACGAAAATGTAAATTGCGTCCTTGGCGTGGGTCATGATGCTTGGAAAAAGCTTGAAATTTCAAAAGAATTACCAAAAGAGCTTGTAAATTTTAAAGCGATCAAAGGCGATAAACATGAAGCTGTTAGCACAAAGGGCGATATCCACATCCACATCCGCGCGCTAAATGCGGCTGACTGCTTTGATATGGCGCAAAATATCAAAGAAGTTTTGTTTAAATTTGCAGAGCTTACAGATGAGACTCAAGGCTTTAAGTACCACGACGGCAGGGCGATCATCGGCTTTGTAGATGGCACTGAAAACCCTGATGGCGAAGATAGAGATCTTTTTGCAAAAGTCGGCAAAGAAGACGCTAAATTTAAAGGCGGTAGCTACGTTTTTGTTCAAAAATACTTCCACAAAATGAAAGAATGGAACGCCACAAGCGTAAGCGAGCAAGAAAAGGTTATAGGCCGCTCAAAAGAGTATGACATCGAGATGGACGAGAGCGTAAAACCTACAAATTCACACTCAGCTGCTGCAAATGTCGGCGACGATAAAAAGGTCGTGCGCGGCAATATGCCATTTACTGAAGGCAGCAAGAGTGGCACCTACTTTATCGCCTATGCGAGCACGTTTTCGACCGTTGAGGCGATGCTTAAAAAGATGTTTATCGGCGAGCCAAAAGGCAACTCAGATAGGCTGCTTGACTTTAGTACGCCAGTAACTGGGGCTTTATATTTTGCTCCTACGCTTGATATGCTTGGTGACTACGAGGGATAAATTTAGCTTGGGGCGAAGCAAATTTGCCCCTTTAAATTTATAAGGATAAAGATGCCAGAGTGGTTTATCTACGCAGCTCTTTCGGCTGTTTTTGCTGCACTTACAGCGATCTTTGCAAAGCTAGGCGTAAAGGACATTGACAGCGATTTTGCGACATTTATAAGAACGATCGTCGTCATTTTGATGCTTATTTTGCTTTTAAGCGTGGCTAAAAAATGGCAACCGCTAAGCTCGCTAAGTCCCAAAAACTGGCTCTTTCTCATACTAAGTGGCATGGCGACTGGGCTTTCGTGGCTCATGTATTTTAAGGCAATGCAAGCAGGCAAGGTCTATCAAGTGGCACTGGTTGATAAATTTAGCGTTGTGCTGGCTATCATTTTGGCTGTTATATTTCTTGGTGAGAGGCTAAATTTAAAAGAAATTTTAGCCGTTTGCCTTATCGTATCTGGCGTGTTTTTACTCATTTTTAAATAAAATTTTCTGCATTATTCTTAAAATATATTTTTAATTTTAATTTGTAATTAATCAAATGCCCATAGAATTTGACAATTTCATTTTGAAGGGAGAAATATGAAAAAAATTATTCTATCAGCCATCGTAGCTTGTGCTGCATTTGGTGCAGGCATGAACTACACAGATGTCGTAAAGGACGTATATGCTGACGCAAACTCAGCTAAGAGCATAGGCAGACTGCTACCAACCAACGCAGTTGAAATTTTACAAACAAGCGGCGATAGAGCGCAGATCAAAGTAAAAGGCTATCAAAACCCAGCCGTTAGCAACGTAGTTTATTTTGCTGATGGCGCGAGGATCATCTCAGTAGCATTTGCAAAAACTGCACCTTTTGATATAAAAGTGATAAAAGAGGGCAAAAACGGCAAATGGAACGAGGTAGAAACGACAGTTTTTGTTCAAAAAGATGGCTTTAGCACTGACGTAAATGCGATGTTTGCAAAAGCTGATAAGATGTATAAAGAGAGCTGTGGCGTTTGCCATGCGTTGCCTCAAACTACGCACTTTAACGCAAATCAATGGCCGTCACTTCTAAAATCAATGATCGGCAGAACCGCAATAGAGAAAAAAGACGAGTGGCTAGTTATCGAATATCTACAAAAACACTCATCTGACGTAAATTTAGGCAAATAAGGAGAAAAAATGAACGAGAACAGACGAGATTTTCTAAAAAAAGGTGCAACAGCGCTTGCAGCTACACCTTTGCTTTCAGGCGTAACAGCTTCAAATTTGTTTGCTGATGAGGTTAAAAAGGGCGTTGTAAAAAATGGCGAAACTCTTACAGCTGCTCACTGGGGTATGCTAAAAATTACAACCAAAAACGGCATCGCTGTAAAGTCAGAGCCTATCCAAAAGACAAGTGAAATTTACAATCCACTTCAACACTACACACCAGATATGATCTATAAAAGTCGTATCAAGCATACAATGGTAAGAAAGAGCTACCTAGAAAACCCAGACAGCCCAAAACCAGAGCTTCGCGGCATCGATGAGTGGGTCGAGGTGCCTTACGAAGAAGCGATCAAGCTAGTTGCTAAAGAGCTTAAAAAAACAAGAGCGCAAAAAGGTTTAGAGAGCGTTTTTGCAGGTAGCTACGGCTGGAAATCAAGCGGCAATGTGCATAACTCGAGAATTTTACTTCATAGATTTATGAACCTTAGTGGCGGCTTTGTTGGCTCGCTAGGGGACTATTCAACAGGCGCTAGCCAGATCATTATGCCTCACGTTGTGGGTAGTATCGAGGTCTATGAGCAGCAAACTAGCTGGCCAGTCGTGCTTGAAAACTCAAAAGTCGTAGTCATCTGGGGCGCAAACCCACTTGCGACACTTCGCATAGCTTGGACAGCGACTGATGAGCAAGGGTTTAAATACTTTGAAGAGCTAAAAAACAAAAAAGATATCAAAGTGATCGTGATCGATCCTATCAGATCTGAAACAGCGCAATACTTCGACAAAGCTCAGTGGATCGCTCCAGTGCCAAACACCGACACAGCGATGATGCTAGGTATGATGCACTACCTATATGAAAGTGGCAAATACGATAAAGAATTTATCGAAAACTACACTTATGGCTTTGATAAATTCCTCCCATATCTACTAGGCAAGACAGACAACACTCCTAAAAATTTAGAGTGGGCGAGCAAAATTTGTGGTATCGACAAAGATATTTTAAAAGAGCTAGCTGATACATTTGTAAGCAACCGCACGATGCTAATGAGTGGCTGGGGTATGCAGCGCGCTCACCACGGCGAGCAACCACACTGGGCGATGGTGACACTAGCTGCGATGATCGGTCAGATAGGCCTACCAGGTGGAGGCTTTGGCTTAAGCTACCACTACTCAAACGGCGGCGCACCAACATGCAAAGGCGCAGTCATCGGCGGCGTAAATAGCGCGAGTGTGGGTAAATTTAACGAAAAAGGCGAGTTTATCGGCACTGATACGGGCGAATTTGACAAACACGGTCGCTTCGTCGCAAAAGCAGCCGCAGTAGCAGGCACAGGTCAAAGCTGGCTACAAAAAGCAACCAACTACGCTTTCCCAGTAGCTCGTATCGCTGATGCGTTGCTTCACCCTGGCAAAGTGATAGATCACGACGGCAAAAAGATCACCTACCCAGACATCGACTTTATCTACTGGGTCGGCGGCAACCCACTAGTTCACCACCAAGATACTAATACAAATTTAAAAGCATGGAGAAAGCCAAGAACGGTTGTCGTTCACGAAGCTTACTGGACACCGACAGCAAAAATGGCTGATATCGTCTTTCCAGTCACCACAGAGTACGAGAGAAACGACATTACGATGACTGGGGACTACTCAAACATGAACATCGTGCCAATGAAGCAAGTCGTTGAGAAATACCACGAGGCAAGAGACGATTATCAAATTTTCATCGATCTTTGTAAGGCTTATGCTAAAAATTTAGTAATTGCCTACACAGATAACGGCAAGGATGAGTTTGACTGGATCAAAGAGTACTATGACGCAGCCTACGCTCAGGTCAAGGCTGTGCCAGAGCTAACTACTGATATGAAGCCATTTGAAGAGTTTTGGAATGAAAACAAACCAGTCACATTTGCCTCATCTCAAGATAGTGATAATTGGGTAAGACTTGGCGAGTTTAGAGAAGATCCTGTGCTAAACGCTCTTGGAACGCCTAGCGGTCTTATCGAAATTTACTCAGATACGATCGAGAAAATGGGCTATGATGACTGCAAGGCGCATCCAACTTGGTTTGAGCCGATCGAGTGGCTAGGCATGAAAGACAAACCTGCAAAATACCACATGATAAGCGCTCACCCAACTGACCGCTTGCACTCACAGCTAAGCCAAACTTCACTTCGTGACAAGTATGCTATCGCTAACCGTGAGCCAGTGTGGATAAACGAAAATGACGCAAAAGAGCTTGGCGTAAAAACAGGTGATTTGGTGTGTGTATTTAACGCTCGTGGCGAGGTTTTGGCAGGTGCTCATGTCACTAAAAACATCAAAGAGGGCGTTGTAAAACTAGCTGAGGGC contains:
- a CDS encoding Na+/H+ antiporter NhaC family protein; the protein is MRQILLLLFFSVALFGVDPEVAKRNAEIYGVFTLIPPVVAIALAFITKDVILSLFIGVFSGTFLINIINENIFMGIVKGFTGIVSRVVESMADKTDSGILLQVLCIGGVVALITKMGGTKAVALWLSKKAKSGISAQISTWLMGIFVFFDDYANALIVGPIMRPISDKFKISREKLAFIIDATAAPIAGIAIISTWVGLEVSLIEKGYELVGETGINAYSIFIETIPYRFYNLFILFFIVCTALMQREYGPMLLAERRARRGELHSGKTQIQDLEDKTLEPKEGVKLSAANAVVPLLVLVIGAFTSFYFSGLAALEGDALKNALANPLSFSTFKDTFGAADSATSLFQAALLASIVAITMGVWRKIFDVKEAISTWVKGWKTMIITVVILLLAWSLSAVIKELGTSRYLVDLLSSSTPKFILPVAVFILGSFISFSTGTSYGTMGILMPLAIPLAYAVGKNYGLEGDAMHAYMIVNISGVLTGAIFGDHCSPISDTTILSSMGAGCNHIDHVSTQMVYALSVCAVCVLVGYLPVALGLSVWIALPCGFLAIWALVRFVGKKVEA
- a CDS encoding SDR family NAD(P)-dependent oxidoreductase; the encoded protein is MKKTAFVTGATSGFGEAIARRLSKEGYKIVALARREDRLKKLASELGDTHIIVADIRDKEAVFKAVESLPDKFKDIEVLVNNAGMALGLEKTIDAKVEDFEAMIDTNVKGLIYSTKAVLPLLYKQEKGYIFNIGSTAGSWPYPGSNVYGATKAFVKQFSLNLRNDLVGTNIRVTNIEPGLCKTEFSEVRFRGDKAKADSLYENTNFITSEDIATILVNCLNMPGSVNINRVEVMANTQTWAGLAIEKF
- a CDS encoding DUF4230 domain-containing protein; amino-acid sequence: MSEYANLILAILLAVLAFAFYRSNKALKKAKDDSENLSVSTEISQLKSIGELSVFQVYSKEIVTKTDHAFGNFGKEYLRWLISEKKLSMIFEFEINFIYDLTSPKLEITQIANSSYKIKMPPCKYKFSIADMKFYDEKNGKFIPFLLPDSLNGFFGSTFTEEDKNRLIEEARNEVKKMSVRLISQLQSKIHKSARDTLEAIAKSFGANKVEFVFDDSDEQINEQLNLENIA
- a CDS encoding EamA family transporter, which translates into the protein MKMPEWFIYAALSAVFAALTAIFAKLGVKDIDSDFATFIRTIVVILMLILLLSVAKKWQPLSSLSPKNWLFLILSGMATGLSWLMYFKAMQAGKVYQVALVDKFSVVLAIILAVIFLGERLNLKEILAVCLIVSGVFLLIFK
- a CDS encoding molybdopterin-dependent oxidoreductase, with product MNENRRDFLKKGATALAATPLLSGVTASNLFADEVKKGVVKNGETLTAAHWGMLKITTKNGIAVKSEPIQKTSEIYNPLQHYTPDMIYKSRIKHTMVRKSYLENPDSPKPELRGIDEWVEVPYEEAIKLVAKELKKTRAQKGLESVFAGSYGWKSSGNVHNSRILLHRFMNLSGGFVGSLGDYSTGASQIIMPHVVGSIEVYEQQTSWPVVLENSKVVVIWGANPLATLRIAWTATDEQGFKYFEELKNKKDIKVIVIDPIRSETAQYFDKAQWIAPVPNTDTAMMLGMMHYLYESGKYDKEFIENYTYGFDKFLPYLLGKTDNTPKNLEWASKICGIDKDILKELADTFVSNRTMLMSGWGMQRAHHGEQPHWAMVTLAAMIGQIGLPGGGFGLSYHYSNGGAPTCKGAVIGGVNSASVGKFNEKGEFIGTDTGEFDKHGRFVAKAAAVAGTGQSWLQKATNYAFPVARIADALLHPGKVIDHDGKKITYPDIDFIYWVGGNPLVHHQDTNTNLKAWRKPRTVVVHEAYWTPTAKMADIVFPVTTEYERNDITMTGDYSNMNIVPMKQVVEKYHEARDDYQIFIDLCKAYAKNLVIAYTDNGKDEFDWIKEYYDAAYAQVKAVPELTTDMKPFEEFWNENKPVTFASSQDSDNWVRLGEFREDPVLNALGTPSGLIEIYSDTIEKMGYDDCKAHPTWFEPIEWLGMKDKPAKYHMISAHPTDRLHSQLSQTSLRDKYAIANREPVWINENDAKELGVKTGDLVCVFNARGEVLAGAHVTKNIKEGVVKLAEGAWYDGFDSGICKNGSANVLTIDIPTSKLANGNISHTALVNIEKYKGDEALKLTAFAEPKISK
- the trmA gene encoding tRNA (uridine(54)-C5)-methyltransferase TrmA; this translates as MDCNYLKECGSCTLFTPYDEQILFKTDLIKQNFSEFYDGEFDVFSSTPKHYRTRAEFGIWHEDTKLCYTMHASEKGKKVFIDDCPKVCEQISELMPSLLYNLQESEILRAKLFGVEFISCKSGILITLLYHKRLDGEFETAMKILASKLDVTMLARSRWQKLLSGELNLIDELNIGEQIYKFSLSENAFIQPNRAVNEKMIAWAKECVQGGADLLELYCGHGNFTIPLSFKFKNVLATEISKSSIANALKNCELNKAKNIKFLRMDADELMSAFAGVREFNRLKEINLSDFNFSHVLVDPPRAGLSESVVNFIKNFKNIIYISCNPETLKENLKELCKSHKVIKFAIFDQFANTHHIECGVLLREKE
- a CDS encoding ankyrin repeat domain-containing protein, with the translated sequence MKKVVFFLFFSVCFFINLHALECSDLAKKESFKTTPNDLAYANEGLFYCDGSLLNLKEVKELFEASVAVRSESQSCVGDRVYKENLNKLRWLLLKASFAPEFYAKELAEPKIAEGEKDARMEYLRYWANESLFNFLKYKKIIEAYKNAQTPLVKFYESLGLDTPSAAYYATSVVNEFLTFGVGKSVNKAKILTPEQNMMAQRINSDELANLLYSKNFSTAELTNLLNIALLNEKSSDMIKEIIRRGADVNLGDETPLFFALKNIENVKILLANKADVNHKNFFGKSVLFYAVQFSDKPLCELLLKNGANANESYIDENTKMNMINLGMTQVEDTCGLEHTNRSVFMHAAAHATPEILKLLMDNGADINATDDAGFNALDYAMKEQNEKTIKFLENLGLKPNFN
- a CDS encoding cytochrome c, producing MKKIILSAIVACAAFGAGMNYTDVVKDVYADANSAKSIGRLLPTNAVEILQTSGDRAQIKVKGYQNPAVSNVVYFADGARIISVAFAKTAPFDIKVIKEGKNGKWNEVETTVFVQKDGFSTDVNAMFAKADKMYKESCGVCHALPQTTHFNANQWPSLLKSMIGRTAIEKKDEWLVIEYLQKHSSDVNLGK
- the ilvA gene encoding threonine ammonia-lyase; this encodes MVSLNKIIQAKITIGHFVTKTPFALSAKLSKILGASVYLKEENLQRTGAYKIRGAYNKIASLSDEERKLGVVAASAGNHAQGVAISAKEFGVHACIVMPESTPLLKVAGTKDLGAEVILKGDNFDEAYEFAVNYAKEKDMTFVHPFNDEYVMAGQGTVGLEMLDEISDLDMVIVPVGGGGLASGVASCIKQVNPKTKVVCVGAKGAPAMFNSYGAKKSINSKSVRTIADGIAVRDASEITLKNIVECVDEFVQVDDEEIATAILFLLETQKIVVEGAGAAGVAALMHDKIKFKKGAKIGVVLSGGNIDVQVLSIIIEKGLIKSHRKMTLQITLVDKPGALMSLTDSLKSANANIVKIDYDRFSTKLDYGDASITITLETKGLEHQEKIKEVLEKSGFLFSQLF
- a CDS encoding Dyp-type peroxidase → MSVNSQEVTQAPGNNTVFQTWVLKGDKKACKEGFAKLCALVVNLNKTAKVRFGANENVNCVLGVGHDAWKKLEISKELPKELVNFKAIKGDKHEAVSTKGDIHIHIRALNAADCFDMAQNIKEVLFKFAELTDETQGFKYHDGRAIIGFVDGTENPDGEDRDLFAKVGKEDAKFKGGSYVFVQKYFHKMKEWNATSVSEQEKVIGRSKEYDIEMDESVKPTNSHSAAANVGDDKKVVRGNMPFTEGSKSGTYFIAYASTFSTVEAMLKKMFIGEPKGNSDRLLDFSTPVTGALYFAPTLDMLGDYEG